In a genomic window of Vicinamibacterales bacterium:
- a CDS encoding 4Fe-4S dicluster domain-containing protein, which yields MARVYNWQLGREMSYWYPESRPTKQFAAVFDTNKCIACQTCTLACKTTWTSGKGQEYMLWNNVETKPYGSYPMAWDLKLLDMLEAGSWNGSTYTGQTIFESAKAGERVLSWRPEGEDYAYPNVGEDDCAGAVDAGMSLSMPHMAWFYYLARICNHCTYPACLASCPRGSIYKRPEDGIVLVDQGRCRGYQECVKGCPYKKVFFNPMTGTSEKCIACYPKMEVGLQPQCFVNCIGKIRMAGYISKPEQARPDNPIDYLVHLRKVALPLYPQYGLEPNVYYIPPIHVPPKFLRQMFGPGVDAAIAAYRNAANDPELAGLLSLFGATESVMTRWVRRGEEVAGVDDHGTTLVRVPMREPVHVRAGFDKVYQIMRSNCP from the coding sequence ATGGCCCGTGTCTACAACTGGCAACTCGGCAGGGAAATGTCCTACTGGTATCCGGAGAGCCGTCCCACGAAGCAGTTCGCGGCGGTCTTCGACACCAATAAGTGCATCGCGTGTCAGACCTGCACGCTGGCCTGCAAGACCACCTGGACCTCCGGCAAGGGCCAGGAGTACATGCTCTGGAACAACGTCGAGACCAAACCGTACGGCTCGTACCCGATGGCCTGGGACCTCAAGCTGCTCGACATGCTCGAAGCGGGGAGCTGGAACGGGTCGACCTACACGGGGCAGACGATCTTCGAGTCGGCCAAGGCCGGCGAACGCGTGTTGTCGTGGCGTCCCGAGGGTGAGGACTACGCCTATCCGAACGTCGGCGAGGATGACTGCGCCGGCGCCGTGGATGCCGGCATGAGTCTGTCGATGCCGCATATGGCGTGGTTCTACTACCTGGCGCGCATCTGCAATCACTGCACGTACCCCGCCTGCCTGGCGTCGTGCCCGCGCGGGTCGATCTACAAGCGCCCTGAAGACGGCATCGTGCTGGTCGACCAGGGCCGTTGCCGCGGGTATCAGGAGTGTGTGAAGGGCTGTCCGTACAAGAAGGTGTTCTTCAACCCGATGACGGGCACCTCCGAGAAGTGCATCGCCTGTTATCCGAAGATGGAGGTCGGTCTGCAGCCGCAGTGTTTCGTCAACTGCATCGGCAAGATCCGCATGGCCGGCTACATCTCGAAGCCCGAGCAGGCGCGGCCCGACAACCCGATCGACTATCTGGTGCACCTGCGCAAGGTTGCGTTGCCGCTGTACCCGCAGTACGGGCTGGAGCCCAACGTCTATTACATCCCGCCCATCCACGTGCCGCCGAAGTTCCTCCGGCAGATGTTCGGACCCGGCGTCGATGCGGCGATTGCCGCCTACAGGAACGCGGCCAACGACCCGGAGCTGGCCGGCTTGCTCAGCCTGTTCGGCGCCACTGAATCGGTGATGACCCGCTGGGTACGCCGCGGCGAAGAGGTGGCCGGGGTCGACGACCACGGCACGACGCTCGTGCGTGTGCCGATGCGTGAGCCGGTCCACGTGCGCGCCGGCTTCGACAAGGTCTACCAGATCATGCGCTCCAATTGCCCGTAG
- a CDS encoding hemerythrin domain-containing protein, producing the protein MTEHPLAIGVDAARLPLDALCDHLVAVPHARMHAAVPRIRSRLAALAAREPEGPATGLQAAFAELATRLLAHLAKVENILFPAVTALADAERSGRSRPALAFPTVVHPIRVLEAEHERLLAALAEVEALRGDLSHAPPDDAWHTVQNDLTAFQADLAAHVHFEAEVLFPRAIELDQRL; encoded by the coding sequence ATGACCGAGCACCCGCTCGCCATCGGCGTCGACGCGGCCAGGCTGCCGCTGGATGCGCTGTGCGACCACCTCGTCGCCGTGCCGCACGCCAGGATGCATGCGGCCGTGCCGCGAATCCGCTCGCGCCTCGCAGCCCTGGCCGCACGCGAGCCAGAGGGGCCAGCGACAGGGCTGCAGGCCGCGTTCGCCGAGCTCGCGACGCGGCTGCTCGCCCACCTCGCCAAGGTGGAGAACATTCTGTTCCCGGCGGTGACCGCGCTGGCCGATGCTGAGCGTTCGGGGCGGTCTCGTCCAGCCCTCGCGTTCCCCACGGTCGTCCATCCCATCCGCGTGCTGGAGGCCGAGCACGAGCGGCTCCTGGCGGCGCTCGCCGAAGTCGAGGCGCTGAGAGGCGACCTCAGCCATGCTCCACCCGACGACGCCTGGCACACGGTCCAGAATGATCTGACCGCGTTCCAGGCTGACCTCGCTGCTCATGTGCACTTCGAAGCCGAGGTCCTGTTTCCGCGAGCGATTGAACTGGACCAGAGGCTGTAG
- a CDS encoding Crp/Fnr family transcriptional regulator yields the protein MVHHARGATVFSEGEDADAFLAIVEGRVKVYKSTPAGKEIILEIFGPGDPLAAVAVYESAPLPASALALDDVTCLRVEKRDFFELLERHPALVRGLLSGLTIRLAELTRRLAELTGARVEARFARLFLKLAHQIGRADRGGTFVPMPLARQELADLTGTTIESAIRIMSRWEKEGVLHTDKDGFVVLDRAVLEDASAT from the coding sequence GTGGTGCACCACGCGCGAGGCGCTACCGTGTTCTCCGAAGGAGAGGATGCGGACGCCTTCCTGGCCATCGTCGAGGGTCGGGTCAAGGTCTACAAGTCGACGCCCGCCGGCAAGGAAATCATTCTCGAGATCTTCGGGCCGGGCGACCCGCTGGCGGCCGTCGCCGTCTACGAAAGCGCGCCGCTCCCGGCATCGGCACTGGCGCTCGACGACGTGACCTGTCTTCGCGTCGAGAAGCGCGACTTCTTCGAGTTGCTCGAGCGCCATCCTGCGCTCGTCCGCGGCTTGTTGTCGGGGCTCACGATTCGCCTGGCGGAACTGACGCGGCGTCTCGCCGAGCTCACGGGGGCGAGAGTCGAGGCTCGGTTTGCCCGCCTCTTTCTGAAGCTCGCGCACCAGATCGGTCGCGCTGATCGCGGCGGCACGTTCGTGCCGATGCCGCTGGCACGTCAGGAACTCGCGGATCTCACGGGCACCACGATCGAAAGCGCGATCCGGATCATGAGCCGGTGGGAGAAGGAAGGCGTACTGCACACCGACAAGGACGGCTTCGTGGTGCTCGATCGCGCCGTGCTAGAAGACGCCTCCGCGACGTGA
- a CDS encoding ethylbenzene dehydrogenase-related protein, giving the protein MRRHLVVLVAVALVAACQRGPETTPDVVAVLASAIPDRPDDPAWNSAPEHVAKLLLQDLVEPRLMSASTPDVRVRAIAGPTEIAFRLEWTDASKDDLPGNGRFVDACAVQVPQKADPNAPDPQMGQAGKGVQIAYWRADWQATVDGRGTAIQDLYPNATVDHYPFEAASLEKGSDAQRQMASRYAPAEGAGNLRGGPRTSPVEDLVAEGPGSLAPAGGSSARGRGVRTRSGWSVVIVRPLPDGLTPTSRTQFAVAVWEGTSQEAGARKMRSGWVGLSMRGTS; this is encoded by the coding sequence ATGCGAAGGCATCTCGTGGTTCTCGTCGCCGTCGCACTCGTGGCGGCCTGCCAGCGTGGCCCGGAGACGACTCCGGACGTCGTCGCTGTTCTGGCGTCCGCCATTCCGGATCGGCCTGACGATCCGGCCTGGAACTCGGCACCGGAGCATGTCGCGAAACTGCTGCTCCAGGACCTCGTCGAGCCCCGACTCATGTCGGCCTCGACGCCTGACGTGCGCGTCCGGGCCATTGCCGGCCCGACCGAGATAGCTTTCCGCCTCGAGTGGACCGACGCGTCGAAGGACGACCTGCCCGGCAACGGCCGTTTCGTCGATGCGTGCGCCGTGCAGGTGCCGCAGAAGGCGGATCCGAACGCGCCGGACCCCCAGATGGGCCAGGCCGGCAAGGGCGTGCAGATCGCCTACTGGCGCGCCGACTGGCAGGCCACCGTCGACGGGCGTGGTACTGCGATCCAGGATCTCTATCCCAACGCGACCGTCGACCACTATCCGTTCGAGGCGGCGTCGCTTGAGAAGGGGTCGGACGCGCAGCGCCAGATGGCCTCGCGGTACGCCCCGGCGGAAGGGGCCGGCAACCTGCGCGGCGGGCCTCGCACCTCTCCGGTCGAGGATCTCGTGGCTGAAGGGCCCGGGTCGCTTGCCCCGGCCGGCGGGTCGTCGGCGCGCGGTCGGGGCGTGCGGACGAGGTCGGGCTGGTCGGTGGTCATCGTGCGGCCACTTCCAGACGGTCTGACGCCGACGAGCCGCACGCAGTTCGCCGTGGCGGTCTGGGAAGGCACGTCGCAGGAAGCCGGCGCCCGGAAGATGCGCAGCGGCTGGGTGGGCTTGTCGATGCGGGGGACATCATGA
- a CDS encoding multicopper oxidase family protein, which translates to MHHPPQSAEELAGAADVTLRIGRLRHEIAPRRVVPTLAYNGQVPGPLLRVSRGRPLTIDVFNDTEVEDIVHWHGLHIPPEVDGVYEQGTPGVPPRGRRRYVFTPEPAGTRWYHSHNAAGRDLSKSTYTGQFGAMLVDDGLDPGAYDADVPLLLHEWEPSLRRQGGVDVEFKAYSINGRMLGAGEPVRVKEGARVLFRLVNASATLTHQLALPGHRFRVVALDGNPVPRPAPVPIVELAPGERVDAVVEMNRPGVWILGAPRAAERDKGLGIVIEYAGATGAPRWEPPVPRPWDYTLFGAESPAVREPDGRLTLAFRAVGDGHHWAINGKSYPKTDDIVVTAGRRYRWTLDNQSADPHPVHLHRHTFELVRFDGRPTSGLMKDVVTVPPWKQVEIDVTANLPGLALFHCHQQFHMDNGFMAMMRYEP; encoded by the coding sequence ATGCACCACCCGCCGCAGTCGGCGGAGGAACTCGCCGGCGCGGCCGACGTGACCTTGCGCATCGGCCGTCTGCGGCACGAGATCGCGCCGCGCCGCGTCGTGCCGACGCTGGCCTACAACGGTCAGGTGCCAGGCCCGTTACTACGGGTGTCGCGCGGGCGCCCGCTCACGATCGACGTCTTCAACGACACCGAGGTCGAAGACATCGTGCACTGGCACGGGCTCCACATCCCGCCCGAGGTCGACGGCGTCTACGAGCAGGGCACGCCCGGCGTGCCGCCGCGCGGCCGCCGCCGCTACGTCTTCACCCCGGAACCCGCGGGCACGCGCTGGTACCACAGCCACAACGCTGCCGGCCGCGACCTGTCGAAGAGCACCTACACCGGCCAGTTCGGCGCCATGCTGGTCGACGACGGGCTCGATCCCGGCGCCTACGACGCCGACGTGCCGCTGCTGCTGCACGAGTGGGAGCCGTCGCTGCGCCGCCAGGGCGGCGTCGACGTCGAGTTCAAGGCGTATTCGATCAACGGCCGGATGCTCGGCGCCGGCGAGCCGGTGCGCGTGAAGGAAGGCGCGCGCGTGCTGTTCCGGCTCGTGAACGCCAGCGCCACGCTGACCCACCAGCTCGCGCTGCCCGGGCATCGTTTTCGCGTCGTGGCCCTCGACGGCAACCCCGTGCCGCGGCCGGCGCCAGTCCCGATCGTCGAGCTGGCGCCGGGCGAGCGCGTGGATGCCGTGGTGGAAATGAACCGGCCCGGCGTGTGGATCCTCGGCGCACCGCGCGCCGCCGAGCGCGACAAAGGGCTCGGCATCGTCATCGAGTACGCCGGCGCCACCGGAGCACCACGGTGGGAGCCTCCGGTACCGCGGCCGTGGGACTACACCCTGTTCGGCGCGGAGTCGCCGGCGGTTCGTGAACCAGATGGCCGCCTCACGCTGGCCTTCCGGGCGGTGGGCGACGGCCATCACTGGGCCATCAACGGCAAGTCGTATCCGAAGACCGACGACATCGTCGTGACGGCCGGCCGCCGGTACCGGTGGACGCTCGACAACCAGAGCGCCGACCCGCATCCCGTGCATCTGCACCGGCACACCTTCGAACTCGTGCGGTTCGACGGCCGGCCAACCTCGGGCCTGATGAAAGACGTCGTCACCGTGCCGCCGTGGAAGCAGGTCGAGATCGACGTCACCGCGAATCTGCCGGGTCTCGCCCTATTCCATTGCCACCAGCAGTTCCACATGGACAACGGCTTCATGGCGATGATGCGCTACGAGCCGTGA
- a CDS encoding Crp/Fnr family transcriptional regulator: MIVVMRGRPPRHRCDQVAGAGGTPTRGLSNDHGTSDDKMTPVSSPVVSLQAQPLFAALDEAELTSLADRAHLRRYAQGEVLFAEGSACQGLYVLVSGRIKIFKTSASGREQVLAVEEPGSSFAELPVFDGGPYPASASAMSDTEVLFISRADVRALCLERPEVALKILQVVAARQRRVVAVIEELSFTTVRHRLVSWLLRQAATSGRPSARGSIITLPSHQELAAHVGTVRELVSRNLTRLQAQGFIAVEARVITILDLQGLEADLAASE; encoded by the coding sequence ATGATCGTCGTCATGCGCGGGCGCCCTCCTCGCCACCGCTGTGACCAGGTGGCAGGGGCGGGCGGCACGCCGACCCGCGGATTGTCGAACGACCACGGCACGTCCGATGACAAGATGACACCCGTGTCGAGTCCCGTGGTCAGCCTCCAGGCGCAGCCGCTGTTCGCGGCGCTCGACGAGGCTGAGCTGACATCTCTGGCCGACCGGGCACACCTTCGCCGATACGCGCAAGGCGAGGTCCTGTTCGCCGAAGGGAGCGCCTGTCAGGGCCTCTACGTCCTCGTCTCCGGCAGGATCAAGATCTTCAAGACCTCGGCCTCTGGTCGAGAGCAGGTCCTGGCCGTGGAGGAACCTGGCAGTTCCTTTGCCGAACTGCCGGTGTTCGACGGCGGCCCGTATCCCGCATCGGCCTCCGCGATGTCCGACACCGAGGTCCTCTTCATCTCACGCGCCGACGTGCGAGCGCTGTGCCTGGAACGTCCTGAGGTCGCCCTGAAGATCCTCCAGGTGGTGGCGGCTCGCCAGCGGCGGGTGGTGGCCGTGATCGAAGAGTTGTCCTTCACCACGGTGCGGCATCGACTGGTCTCCTGGCTGCTGCGCCAAGCCGCGACCAGCGGCCGTCCGTCCGCGCGTGGCTCAATCATCACCCTTCCCAGTCATCAGGAGCTCGCCGCGCACGTCGGCACCGTCCGCGAACTCGTGTCGCGGAACCTGACCAGACTCCAGGCGCAGGGCTTCATCGCGGTCGAGGCGAGAGTCATCACTATCCTCGACCTTCAGGGCCTGGAAGCGGACCTGGCTGCGTCCGAGTAG
- a CDS encoding molybdopterin-dependent oxidoreductase — translation MTYPSRREFLDLVTAAGLGGFALSAERAWGLQAPSNPLAAYPNRGWEQTYRDLFAYDSKYTFTCAPNDTHNCILNAYVRQGVVTRIGPSMRYGEATDLAGNGTTHRWDPRVCQKGLALTRRFYGDRRVSQTMVRAGFKRWVEAGFPRGDDGRAPAEYFQRARDEWVRLSHDEAATLVAKALTNIAETYSGEAGMARLRAQHYDEETIKATQGAGIQTIKLRGGMPLLGITRVFGMYRMANTLALLDAHVRKVGPDRALGSRGFDNYSWHTDLPPGHPMVTGQQTVEFDLNAVEHAKTVVVWGMNWISTKMPDAHWLTEARLKGTRIVVIACEYSSTASKADQVVVVRPGTTSALALGFSHVILRDRLYDVDYVKRWTDLPVLVRTDTLKCLRAKEVFGGELATLTSADLRKAGDREPAAAQQRRQTVTAEMRAEWGDYVWWDRVGQQPRRLTRDEVGQRSTVGDPQLEGSVNVRLADGTTVRCRPTFDLVREYAAHFDPKTTEEITWAPAAAVEQLAREFAKQPGTTLFALGMGPNQFFNSDNKDRDVFLLAALTGNVGKIGGNVGSYAGNYRTALFNGCPQYINENPFDIELDPAKPARPRQYWKAESAHFYNHEDHPLRVGNRLLTGSTHMPTPTKVMWFANANSILGNVKWHYNTVVNALPRMEMIAVHEWWWSGSCEWADVVFGVDSWAELKHPDMTASVTNPFLIVFPKTPIPRIFNTMGDIEVQALVASKLATSTGDQRFNDMWKFVREFRADVYLQRILDHSTNTKGYRFTELEAKAREGVPALMNSRTTPKIVGYDQLADSTPWYTKTGRLEFYREEDEFIEAGENLPVHREPIDSTFHEPNVIVAPKHEAIRPKGPEDYGVARTDLSCEVRCGRNVVLTWAEAKKTQHPLTKQGFKFVFHTPKYRHGSHTTPIDTDMNAMLFGPFGDIYRRDKRSPFVTEGYVDINPNDAKELGVQDGDYVWIDPDPEDRPFRGWQKNAKDMEFARLICRARYYPGTPRGVTRMWFNMYGATPGSVEGAKSRADGLAKNPRTKFQAMFRSGSHQSATRGWLKPTWMTDSLVRKEMFGQGIGKGFLPDVHCPTGAPREAFVKISRAEPGGIGQQGVWRPVALGIRPHNESDAMKRYLAGDYYSGNKE, via the coding sequence ATGACGTACCCATCCCGCCGCGAGTTCCTCGACCTGGTGACGGCGGCCGGTCTCGGCGGCTTCGCGCTGTCGGCCGAACGGGCCTGGGGGCTGCAGGCCCCGTCGAATCCGCTGGCCGCGTATCCGAACCGCGGCTGGGAACAGACCTACCGCGATCTGTTCGCCTATGACTCGAAGTACACGTTCACTTGCGCGCCGAACGACACGCACAACTGCATCCTGAACGCGTATGTTCGCCAGGGCGTCGTGACCCGCATCGGTCCGTCCATGCGGTACGGCGAAGCTACCGACCTGGCCGGCAACGGGACGACTCACCGGTGGGACCCGCGCGTATGCCAGAAGGGCCTGGCCCTGACGCGGCGCTTCTACGGCGACCGGCGAGTCAGCCAGACGATGGTGCGGGCCGGCTTCAAACGCTGGGTCGAGGCGGGTTTTCCGCGGGGTGACGACGGCCGGGCCCCGGCCGAGTACTTCCAGCGGGCGCGTGACGAATGGGTGCGACTGTCACATGACGAGGCGGCGACTCTGGTCGCCAAGGCGCTCACCAACATCGCCGAGACCTACTCGGGTGAGGCCGGCATGGCACGCCTGCGCGCCCAGCACTACGACGAAGAGACGATCAAGGCGACGCAGGGTGCGGGGATCCAGACCATCAAGCTGCGCGGCGGCATGCCGTTGCTCGGCATCACCCGCGTGTTCGGCATGTACCGGATGGCCAATACGCTGGCGCTACTCGACGCGCACGTCCGGAAGGTGGGCCCCGACCGCGCGCTCGGCTCGCGGGGCTTCGACAACTACTCGTGGCACACCGACCTGCCACCCGGCCACCCGATGGTGACCGGCCAGCAGACCGTTGAGTTCGACTTGAACGCCGTCGAGCATGCGAAGACCGTCGTCGTCTGGGGCATGAACTGGATCTCGACCAAGATGCCCGACGCGCACTGGCTGACCGAAGCCCGCCTCAAGGGCACAAGAATCGTCGTCATCGCGTGTGAGTATTCGTCCACCGCCAGCAAGGCCGACCAGGTGGTCGTCGTGCGGCCGGGCACGACCTCGGCGCTGGCGCTCGGCTTCTCGCACGTCATCCTGCGCGACCGGCTCTACGACGTCGACTACGTGAAGCGGTGGACCGATCTGCCGGTGCTCGTGCGCACCGATACGCTCAAGTGCCTGCGCGCGAAGGAGGTCTTCGGCGGGGAACTGGCCACCCTGACATCGGCCGATCTGCGCAAGGCCGGCGACCGTGAGCCGGCTGCTGCACAGCAGCGCCGTCAGACGGTGACGGCCGAGATGCGGGCCGAGTGGGGCGACTACGTGTGGTGGGACCGCGTGGGCCAACAGCCGCGGCGTCTTACCCGTGACGAGGTGGGGCAGCGGTCGACGGTGGGCGATCCGCAACTCGAAGGCAGCGTGAACGTCCGCCTGGCCGACGGGACGACCGTGCGCTGTCGGCCAACCTTCGATCTCGTCAGGGAATACGCCGCGCACTTCGATCCGAAGACGACCGAAGAAATCACGTGGGCGCCGGCCGCCGCCGTCGAGCAACTGGCCCGCGAATTCGCGAAGCAGCCGGGCACGACGCTCTTCGCGCTCGGCATGGGCCCGAACCAGTTCTTCAACAGCGACAACAAGGACCGCGACGTCTTCCTGCTGGCCGCCCTGACCGGCAACGTCGGAAAAATCGGCGGTAACGTCGGCTCCTACGCCGGCAACTACCGGACGGCTCTCTTCAACGGCTGTCCGCAGTACATCAACGAGAACCCCTTCGACATCGAGCTCGACCCGGCGAAGCCGGCGCGGCCGCGCCAGTACTGGAAGGCCGAATCGGCCCACTTCTACAACCACGAAGATCACCCCCTGCGCGTCGGCAACCGGCTGCTGACGGGCTCCACACACATGCCGACGCCGACGAAGGTGATGTGGTTCGCCAACGCCAACTCGATTCTCGGCAACGTGAAATGGCACTACAACACCGTCGTGAATGCCCTGCCGCGGATGGAGATGATTGCGGTGCATGAGTGGTGGTGGAGCGGGTCGTGTGAGTGGGCCGATGTGGTGTTCGGTGTCGACTCGTGGGCCGAGCTGAAACATCCGGACATGACTGCCTCGGTCACCAACCCGTTCCTCATCGTGTTCCCGAAGACGCCGATCCCGCGCATCTTCAACACGATGGGTGACATCGAGGTGCAGGCCCTGGTGGCCTCCAAGCTGGCAACCTCGACCGGCGACCAGCGGTTCAACGACATGTGGAAGTTCGTGCGCGAGTTCCGCGCCGACGTCTACCTGCAGCGCATCCTCGACCATTCGACCAACACGAAGGGGTACCGGTTTACCGAACTGGAAGCGAAGGCCCGCGAGGGCGTGCCGGCGCTCATGAACTCCCGCACCACGCCGAAGATTGTCGGCTACGACCAGTTGGCCGACTCGACACCCTGGTACACCAAGACGGGCCGTCTTGAGTTCTACCGCGAGGAAGACGAGTTCATCGAGGCCGGAGAAAACCTGCCCGTGCACCGCGAACCCATCGACTCGACGTTCCACGAGCCCAATGTCATCGTGGCGCCGAAACACGAGGCGATCAGGCCGAAAGGCCCCGAAGACTACGGCGTGGCCCGCACCGACCTATCGTGCGAGGTGCGCTGCGGCCGCAACGTCGTGCTCACCTGGGCCGAGGCCAAGAAGACGCAGCATCCGCTCACGAAGCAGGGCTTCAAGTTCGTGTTCCACACGCCGAAGTACCGCCACGGATCGCACACCACTCCGATCGACACCGACATGAACGCGATGCTCTTCGGGCCGTTCGGCGACATCTACCGGCGTGACAAGCGCAGTCCGTTCGTGACCGAGGGCTACGTTGACATCAACCCGAACGACGCGAAGGAACTCGGCGTGCAGGATGGCGACTACGTCTGGATCGATCCTGACCCGGAAGACCGCCCATTCCGCGGCTGGCAGAAGAATGCGAAGGACATGGAGTTCGCCCGCCTGATCTGCCGCGCCCGCTATTACCCAGGCACGCCCCGGGGCGTGACGCGCATGTGGTTCAACATGTACGGCGCGACGCCGGGGTCGGTCGAGGGGGCGAAGTCGCGGGCCGACGGCCTTGCGAAGAATCCCCGGACGAAGTTCCAGGCGATGTTCCGCTCAGGGTCGCACCAGTCGGCGACGCGCGGCTGGCTCAAGCCCACCTGGATGACCGATTCGCTGGTGCGCAAGGAGATGTTCGGCCAGGGGATCGGCAAGGGCTTCCTGCCCGACGTGCACTGTCCGACCGGTGCGCCGCGCGAGGCGTTCGTGAAGATCTCGCGCGCCGAACCTGGCGGCATCGGCCAGCAGGGCGTGTGGCGGCCCGTGGCCCTCGGCATCAGGCCGCATAACGAGTCGGACGCGATGAAGCGTTACCTGGCCGGAGACTACTACTCCGGCAACAAGGAGTAG
- a CDS encoding molecular chaperone TorD family protein has translation MTTATATLDPVVVDLLRDAAAWRLLGRLFECPSSAWRDDIAALDRELTDDRLHAAVTAALDESSEGLYHSVFGPGGPAPPREVTYYQSLELGSVMSSVTGHYGAFAYAPALGEPPDHIAVELGFLAYLRTKQAFALLAGDAERAALTAEAGDRFRQEHVATIAGRLAPLLEAAPASYMASAGRILLARAGAPRGPKQLPVIQPFEDEDGSEFSCHV, from the coding sequence ATGACCACGGCGACAGCGACGCTCGATCCGGTAGTGGTGGACCTGCTGCGCGACGCTGCGGCCTGGCGGCTGCTCGGCCGGCTGTTCGAGTGCCCGTCATCGGCGTGGCGTGACGACATCGCCGCGCTCGACCGGGAGCTCACTGACGATCGGCTACATGCTGCGGTCACGGCGGCGCTCGACGAGTCGTCCGAAGGGCTGTACCACTCGGTGTTCGGCCCAGGCGGCCCGGCCCCGCCGCGCGAGGTGACCTACTACCAGTCGCTCGAACTCGGATCGGTGATGTCGTCGGTTACGGGCCACTACGGCGCCTTCGCCTACGCGCCGGCGCTTGGTGAACCGCCGGACCACATCGCCGTCGAGCTCGGGTTCCTCGCCTACCTCCGCACCAAGCAGGCGTTCGCGCTCCTGGCTGGTGACGCGGAGCGCGCCGCGCTCACGGCCGAGGCTGGAGACCGCTTCCGGCAGGAGCACGTCGCCACGATTGCCGGCCGCCTGGCGCCGTTGCTCGAGGCGGCGCCCGCTAGTTACATGGCCAGTGCCGGTCGCATCCTGTTGGCGCGCGCTGGTGCGCCGCGCGGGCCGAAGCAGCTGCCCGTCATCCAGCCATTCGAAGACGAGGACGGCAGCGAGTTCTCTTGTCACGTGTGA
- a CDS encoding efflux RND transporter periplasmic adaptor subunit translates to MRRGFRVPRQVWVALVGLGLLAALGWVATQSGPLAPIRVTVAPAAQHDVAPALFGIGTVEARRAYAIGPIAPGRVRRVLVDVGDTVTTGQLLAEMEPVDLDTRVAATAAAVERGRSTVSAADAQVRDARSRHTWAATEARRAEALGAAGATSQSAVDTARQVEKSAEAQLIAAESTLVAARRDVTRLEADTGGAQQQRSNLRLVAPVDGLVTARDAEPGSTVVAGQMVLRLEDPRSVWISVRLDQARSAGLRAGLTARITRRADPLVTVAGTLVRVEPISDAITEERIAKVAFDRLPDGVSSGEMAEVTLALPVVRAAVVVPNASLRHRGAQQGVWRYADGQLAFVPVTTGAEGLDGLVQILEGLQVGDQVVVYSERDLDDGSRVTVVPALRGAVP, encoded by the coding sequence GTGAGGAGGGGCTTCAGGGTTCCCCGTCAGGTCTGGGTGGCGCTCGTGGGGCTCGGGCTGCTGGCGGCGCTTGGCTGGGTGGCCACGCAGAGTGGCCCGCTCGCGCCGATTCGGGTCACGGTCGCGCCCGCGGCACAGCACGACGTGGCTCCGGCCCTCTTCGGCATCGGCACCGTCGAGGCCCGACGGGCCTACGCGATTGGGCCGATCGCCCCTGGCCGTGTCAGGCGCGTCCTCGTCGACGTCGGCGACACTGTCACCACCGGGCAGCTCCTTGCCGAGATGGAGCCGGTGGACCTCGATACCCGCGTCGCCGCGACCGCCGCGGCGGTCGAGCGAGGCAGGAGCACCGTCTCCGCGGCTGACGCGCAGGTTCGAGACGCCAGGAGCCGGCACACGTGGGCCGCGACGGAGGCGCGCCGCGCCGAAGCCCTGGGGGCCGCGGGCGCCACCAGCCAGAGCGCAGTGGACACCGCACGGCAGGTCGAGAAATCCGCTGAGGCGCAGCTCATCGCCGCCGAGTCGACGCTGGTGGCGGCCCGTCGCGACGTGACGCGGCTCGAAGCCGACACCGGCGGGGCGCAGCAGCAGCGGAGCAACCTTCGCCTGGTCGCCCCGGTCGATGGCCTCGTCACGGCGCGGGACGCGGAACCAGGGTCCACGGTCGTGGCGGGTCAGATGGTCCTCAGGCTCGAGGATCCCCGCAGTGTCTGGATCAGCGTGCGCCTGGACCAGGCCCGTTCGGCTGGCCTGCGTGCCGGCTTGACGGCCCGCATCACGCGCCGTGCCGATCCGCTGGTCACCGTGGCGGGCACGTTGGTGCGCGTGGAACCCATCAGTGATGCCATCACCGAGGAACGTATCGCGAAGGTGGCGTTCGATCGCCTCCCAGACGGCGTGTCGAGTGGTGAGATGGCCGAGGTCACGCTGGCCTTGCCGGTGGTCAGGGCGGCGGTCGTGGTGCCCAACGCCAGTCTCCGCCACCGCGGCGCACAACAGGGCGTCTGGCGCTACGCGGACGGCCAGCTCGCGTTCGTGCCGGTCACCACCGGGGCAGAGGGACTCGACGGGCTGGTGCAGATACTCGAGGGCCTTCAGGTGGGTGACCAGGTGGTCGTCTACAGCGAGCGCGACCTCGACGACGGCAGCCGCGTCACGGTGGTGCCCGCGCTGCGGGGAGCGGTGCCATGA